A genome region from uncultured Fibrobacter sp. includes the following:
- a CDS encoding DUF58 domain-containing protein: MPLFHWFIRSIPQAPKKTGLLMAIYFWWLDYFTPAGRAFASLFLLAMFAGAVPGFWAAWIFGGLDFLLFLGLVFSLFVTAKRSKIEVESVSVNHVREGETATVTAYLTVRSTIDCVNLGANRLPPSLTGIESDNVKIKVGEPPRKLECLVKTTRRGSFMLGKVSANVPEIMGLLRWPYGYNGSVELLVYPRALKVQDFPFLTQGPSGMAFAPFLMPSLTRGMNFIGVRPYREGDSLRDLHHKAFARYGKPFTKEFEVERGAGVILLLDTATPNFKSRQYLEHAIRLTAAVGEWLLDREILGRFFIDSEEIALDGGSESRKNLLDALARIPPASLAHARQAAPWAPAARPMDPVLRIGLYASEEPLVNKHIVVGTLPASTEDKLLVVMPEDCEGLERGTVVL, encoded by the coding sequence ATGCCCCTCTTCCACTGGTTCATTCGCTCGATTCCGCAAGCCCCGAAAAAAACGGGACTCCTGATGGCGATATACTTCTGGTGGCTGGACTACTTTACTCCGGCGGGGCGGGCGTTTGCTTCGCTCTTTCTGCTGGCGATGTTCGCGGGAGCCGTTCCCGGCTTTTGGGCGGCGTGGATTTTCGGCGGGCTCGACTTTTTGCTTTTCTTGGGGCTCGTGTTCAGCCTGTTCGTGACGGCGAAGCGGAGCAAAATTGAAGTCGAAAGTGTTTCGGTGAACCACGTGCGCGAGGGCGAGACGGCGACGGTGACGGCCTATTTGACGGTGCGCTCGACAATTGACTGCGTGAACCTGGGTGCAAACCGCTTGCCGCCTTCCTTGACGGGCATTGAGTCCGATAACGTGAAAATCAAGGTGGGTGAGCCTCCGCGCAAGCTGGAATGTCTCGTGAAAACGACGCGGCGCGGCTCATTCATGCTGGGCAAGGTCTCGGCCAACGTACCCGAGATTATGGGCCTTTTGCGCTGGCCTTACGGTTACAACGGTTCCGTGGAATTACTTGTTTACCCGCGTGCGCTCAAGGTGCAGGATTTCCCGTTCCTCACGCAGGGGCCATCGGGCATGGCGTTTGCGCCGTTCCTGATGCCGAGTCTTACGCGCGGAATGAATTTTATAGGCGTGCGGCCTTACCGCGAAGGCGATTCCCTGCGCGACTTGCACCACAAGGCTTTTGCCCGTTACGGCAAGCCGTTTACCAAGGAATTCGAGGTGGAACGCGGTGCGGGCGTGATTCTGCTTCTAGATACGGCGACTCCGAATTTCAAGTCGCGGCAGTACCTTGAACATGCGATTCGCTTGACGGCGGCGGTGGGCGAGTGGCTCCTGGACCGCGAAATCCTCGGGCGATTCTTTATTGACAGCGAAGAGATTGCGCTGGATGGCGGTTCCGAAAGCCGAAAGAACTTGCTCGATGCCTTGGCTCGTATTCCGCCAGCGTCGCTTGCGCATGCCCGGCAAGCCGCCCCTTGGGCCCCGGCGGCACGCCCAATGGATCCGGTGCTCCGCATTGGGCTTTACGCAAGCGAAGAGCCTCTTGTGAACAAGCATATCGTGGTGGGAACGCTTCCTGCCTCGACAGAAGATAAGCTGCTGGTGGTCATGCCGGAAGATTGCGAAGGCCTTGAACGCGGGACGGTTGTGCTATGA
- a CDS encoding MoxR family ATPase: MIKNLIHALEGILLGKPETVELLVMALLADGHVLVEDVPGTGKTTLAKALAAAIGADFARIQFTPDLLPADVTGGAVFKANTGEFEIRKGPVFTQVLLADEINRASPRTQSALLEAMEERQVSLEGQRYKLPELFMVLATENPVEFHGVFPLPEAQMDRFLVRISVGYPTAETELEILRAHRSGRPIDSLTAVTTPEAILKARSEVQKIHIDEALERYVISLVQATRNDGGVRLAASPRAGMNLVRMAQACAFVDGRDFVNPDDIQHVFFPVMEHRVFAKDTGNPEASKKILQGILKQVAVPK; encoded by the coding sequence ATGATTAAAAACTTAATTCATGCTTTAGAGGGGATACTGCTCGGGAAGCCCGAGACGGTAGAGCTATTGGTAATGGCGCTGTTGGCGGACGGTCACGTGCTGGTAGAAGATGTTCCCGGCACGGGCAAGACGACGCTCGCGAAGGCGCTTGCCGCCGCCATCGGTGCAGATTTTGCGCGAATCCAGTTTACGCCGGATTTGCTGCCGGCCGACGTGACGGGCGGTGCCGTGTTCAAGGCGAATACGGGCGAGTTTGAAATCCGCAAGGGGCCTGTCTTTACGCAGGTGTTGCTGGCCGACGAAATCAACCGTGCCTCGCCGCGCACGCAGAGCGCGCTCTTGGAGGCGATGGAAGAGCGACAGGTTTCGCTCGAGGGGCAGCGTTACAAACTGCCCGAACTTTTCATGGTGTTGGCAACCGAAAATCCGGTGGAATTCCACGGCGTGTTCCCGCTGCCCGAAGCGCAGATGGACCGATTCCTGGTGCGTATCTCGGTGGGTTACCCGACGGCGGAGACCGAACTGGAAATCTTGCGGGCGCATCGTAGCGGCCGACCGATTGACTCGCTGACGGCGGTGACGACTCCCGAGGCGATTTTAAAGGCCCGTAGCGAAGTGCAGAAGATTCACATTGACGAGGCGCTGGAACGCTACGTGATTTCGCTGGTGCAGGCGACGCGTAACGATGGCGGCGTGCGCCTGGCGGCAAGCCCGCGTGCCGGGATGAACCTGGTGCGCATGGCGCAGGCGTGTGCGTTCGTGGATGGCCGTGACTTCGTGAACCCCGATGACATTCAGCATGTATTCTTCCCGGTGATGGAACACCGCGTGTTCGCCAAGGACACCGGCAACCCCGAAGCCAGCAAGAAGATATTGCAGGGAATCCTGAAGCAGGTAGCGGTACCGAAATGA